Below is a genomic region from Burkholderiales bacterium.
CAAAAGCGGCACAGTGGATGAATACACAATCGACCCCACGCGCTACGGGATCAAGCTCTCACCGCTCAATTCAATTCAGGCAAAAACCATTAGCGAATCCAAAGACATGCTGCTCTCGGTACTGGACAACAAGCTCGGTCCGGCGCGAGATATCGTCATACTCAATTCTGGCGCGGCAATTTATGTTTCCGGCTTGGCGCACAGCCTTGACCAAGGCGTCAATAAAGCGGCGGAAGCGGTCGCCAGCGGTGCCGCCCGCGCCAAACTTCACCAGCTGGCCGAATTCTGCAAGGCCCAAATTGTAAAGACCTAAGCTGCGAGTGTCTGACATCCTGCAAAAAATCGCTGCTGTCAAAGTTCGAGAAATAGCCGCGGCCAAAGCCAAAAAACCACTGGGCAGAACACGCGCTGAAGCCGAATCAGCGAGTCCTCCCAGAGATTTTGTAGGCAGCTTACGGGCCAAAATTGAAACAAATTTGTCCGCAGTCATTGCCGAGATCAAAAAAGCGAGCCCCAGCAAAGGCGTGCTTCGGGAAGACTTCAA
It encodes:
- a CDS encoding indole-3-glycerol phosphate synthase TrpC codes for the protein MSDILQKIAAVKVREIAAAKAKKPLGRTRAEAESASPPRDFVGSLRAKIETNLSAVIAEIKKASPSKGVLREDFNPAGIARSYAEHGAACLSVLTDQEFFSGDDEYLRQARAACTLPVLRKDFTL